A window of the Brassica oleracea var. oleracea cultivar TO1000 chromosome C1, BOL, whole genome shotgun sequence genome harbors these coding sequences:
- the LOC106337470 gene encoding uncharacterized protein LOC106337470 translates to MFPFCLGDKAHQWEKTLPSDSITTWNECKRAFLEKFFSISRTAKIRNEISSFQQKNLEGFSEAWERGALPEFRSRLDTASNGFFLGKTEEDAEELVENMAKSDSVCSEEYDRSNRGDDQHTRKELKSLQAKLDLLLAEKAKQEKMNFVGDQKQEAPPVINEVDGLEGQEELCFINANGTWYKKEPNFQYQNNYQQRPLYNNQQGDYQANQSP, encoded by the exons ATGTTCCCCTTTTGTTTGGGAGACAAAGCACACCAATGGGAGAAGACTCTTCCAAGTGACTCTATCACAACTTGGAATGAGTGCAAGAGGGCTTTCCTAGAGAAGTTCTTCTCTATCTCAAGGACGGCCAAGATCAGGAATGAGATCTCTAGCTTTCAGCAGAAGAACCTAGAGGGATTTAGTGAAGCATGGGAGAG AGGTGCTCTTCCAGAGTTCAGGAGCAGATTAGACACAGCCAGCAATGGTTTCTTCTTGGGTAAAACTGAAGAGGATGCAGAGGAGCTGGTGGAGAACATGGCTAAGAGTGACTCAGTCTGCAGTGAGGAGTATGATAGAAGCAATAGAGGTGATGATCAGCACACCAGGAAAGAGCTGAAGTCTCTCCAAGCCAAGTTGGATCTACTTCTTGCAGAAAAGGCGAAGCAGGAGAAGATGAACTTTGTTGGTGACCAGAAACAAGAGGCACCTCCAGTGATCAATGAGGTTGATGGTTTAGAAGGCCAAGAGGAGCTGTGCTTCATCAATGCTAATGGCACATGGTACAAGAAAGAGCCCAACTTTCAGTACCAAAACAACTACCAACAAAGGCCACTCTACAACAATCAGCAAGGAGATTACCAAGCCAACCAGTCTCCTTAG